A stretch of Cicer arietinum cultivar CDC Frontier isolate Library 1 chromosome 5, Cicar.CDCFrontier_v2.0, whole genome shotgun sequence DNA encodes these proteins:
- the LOC101498366 gene encoding G-type lectin S-receptor-like serine/threonine-protein kinase At4g27290 isoform X4: protein MTILPSILLITKLLLLFSIISSATDTITHSQSLLDGSTLVSNDGTFELGFFNPGNSPNRYVGIWYKQIPIRRVVWVANRDNPTKDNSSKLIITQDGNLKLLNQNQSLLWSTNTTTTTTKVSIPIVQLLDNGNLVLKNEKDNNTEENFLWQSFDHPCDTVLPGMKAGRNKKKGLDSSLLNSWKNWDDPSSSDFTSTMVLTPNPESLIKRGSTILYRTGPWTGPQSGGVIGLTENSLYDYEFVNNEDEVYYIFKLKNSSVVSIIVLNQTLSVRQRLIWISESMTWSVYQKLPQDSCDVYNVCGANARCVIDASPMCQCLEGFKPKLETKWNAMDWSDGCVRSGNWSCGVKDRDGFGRIVGMKLPDTTHSWIDYKMSLKECKAKCLKNCSCTAYSNLDSTGEGSGCSIWFGNLIDLRVLSSGQDLYVRIDASIIGDKNGHTKTIVLGVSITVSIVLVMLLGFTYIYITKAKCKDKTITLGEKVEDKNEDYELPIFDQATILKATNNFSIDNKLGEGGFGPVYKGTLFNGQEIAVKRLSKSSGQGLKEFKNEVILCAKLQHRNLVKVVGCCIEGEEKMLIYEYMPNKSLDLFIFDPFQSKLLDWSARFNILFGIARGLLYLHQDSRFRIIHRDLKVNNILLDNDMNPKISDFGLARMCGGDQIEGRTNRIVGTYGYMAPEYAIDGLFSIKSDVFSFGVLLLEIISGKKNRALTYHEHDHNLIGHAWRLWKESIPFELIDDNLRNSCIISEVSRCIQIGLLCLQHHPNDRPNMASVVVMLSSENALPKPKEPGFLIKKFSIEGEPSSERQTSSTNEITISLLDAR from the exons ATGACAATTCTTCCTTCCATTCTTCTTATTACTAAGCTACTACTACTCTTCTCCATAATTTCCTCTGCAACAGATACCATAACCCACTCACAATCACTTCTCGATGGAAGCACGTTGGTTTCAAATGACGGAACATTCGAATTGGGTTTTTTCAATCCAGGTAATTCCCCAAACCGCTACGTTGGAATTTGGTACAAACAAATCCCAATTAGAAGAGTAGTTTGGGTTGCAAATCGTGACAATCCAACCAAAGACAATTCAAGCAAGTTGATCATAACTCAAGATGGAAACCTTAAACTTCTCAATCAAAATCAATCACTTCTATGGTCAActaacacaacaacaacaacaacaaaggtTTCTATTCCAATTGTTCAACTCTTGGATAATGGAAATTTGgtgttgaaaaatgaaaaggatAATAATACTGAAGAAAATTTTCTCTGGCAGAGTTTTGATCATCCATGTGATACCGTATTACCAGGTATGAAAGCTGGTAGGAATAAAAAAAAGGGTCTAGATAGTAGTCTCCTTAATTCATGGAAAAATTGGGATGATCCATCTTCAAGTGACTTTACTTCAACTATGGTATTAACTCCAAATCCTGAAAGTTTGATTAAAAGAGGTTCAACTATACTCTACCGGACAGGACCATGGACTGGTCCTCAATCCGGTGGAGTAATTGGGTTGACGGAAAATTCACTTTATGATTACGAATTTGTCAACAATGAAGATGAAgtgtattatatattcaaaCTCAAGAATAGTTCTGTTGTTTCTATAATTGTTTTGAACCAAACTCTTTCTGTTCGTCAACGCCTCATTTGGATTTCAGAATCAATGACTTGGAGTGTATACCAAAAATTACCACAAGATAGTTGTGATGTATACAATGTTTGTGGGGCAAATGCGCGATGTGTGATTGATGCATCGCCTATGTGCCAATGCTTAGAAGGGTTTAAGCCGAAATTGGAAACAAAGTGGAATGCAATGGATTGGAGTGATGGATGTGTGAGAAGTGGTAATTGGAGTTGTGGGGTTAAAGATAGAGATGGGTTTGGTAGAATTGTTGGGATGAAATTGCCAGATACTACACATTCTTGGATTGATTATAAAATGTCACTTAAAGAATGTAAAGCAAAATGTTTGAAAAATTGTTCTTGCACTGCTTACTCAAACTTAGACTCAACTGGAGAAGGAAGTGGTTGttcaatttggtttggtaatCTTATTGATTTGAGAGTTTTGTCAAGCGGACAAGATTTATATGTTCGAATAGACGCGTCAATTATTG GTGATAAAAATGGGCATACCAAAACAATAGTATTGGGAGTTTCAATTACAGTTTCAATAGTCCTTGTAATGCTACTGGGATTCACCTACATTTATATAACAAAGGCAAAATGTAAAG ATAAAACCATCACATTAGGAGAGAAAGTtgaagacaaaaatgaagattatGAACTTCCTATCTTTGATCAAGCTACAATACTCAAGGCCACAAATAACTTCTCAATTGATAACAAGCTCGGTGAAGGTGGTTTTGGACCGGTATACAAG gGTACATTGTTCAATGGACAAGAAATTGCTGTCAAAAGACTTTCAAAGAGTTCTGGACAAGGATTAAAAGAGTTCAAAAATGAAGTTATATTATGCGCTAAACTTCAACACCGAAATCTTGTCAAGGTTGTTGGTTGCTGTATTGAGGGAGAGGAGAAAATGTTGATCTATGAATATATGCCGAACAAAAgtcttgatttatttatttttg ATCCATTTCAAAGTAAATTGTTAGATTGGTCAGCGCGCTTTAACATTCTATTTGGAATTGCTCGGGGACTTCTTTATCTTCATCAAGATTCAAGATTTAGGATCATACATAGAGATCTAAAAGTGAACAATATTTTACTAGACAATGATATGAATCCAAAAATTTCAGATTTTGGTTTGGCTAGAATGTGCGGAGGTGATCAAATTGAGGGGAGAACTAACCGAATAGTTGGTACATA TGGTTATATGGCTCCCGAATATGCTATTGATGGATTATTCTCTATAAAATCAGATGTTTTTAGTTTTGGCGTATTATTGTTAGAAATTATAAGTGGAAAGAAAAATAGAGCACTTACCTACCATGAGCATGATCACAATCTTATTGGACAT gcATGGAGATTGTGGAAAGAGAGCATTCCATTTGAATTGATCGATGATAATTTAAGGAACTCGTGTATTATTTCTGAAGTATCACGGTGCATTCAAATTGGTTTATTATGCCTCCAACATCATCCGAATGATAGACCAAACATGGCATCTGTGGTTGTCATGTTGAGTAGCGAAAATGCTTTACCTAAACCAAAAGAACCAGGTTTCTTAATTAAGAAGTTTTCAATCGAAGGAGAACCTTCTTCTGAAAGACAAACATCTTCGACAAATGAAATAACTATCTCACTGCTAGATGCTAGATAA
- the LOC101498366 gene encoding G-type lectin S-receptor-like serine/threonine-protein kinase At4g27290 isoform X3 has protein sequence MTILPSILLITKLLLLFSIISSATDTITHSQSLLDGSTLVSNDGTFELGFFNPGNSPNRYVGIWYKQIPIRRVVWVANRDNPTKDNSSKLIITQDGNLKLLNQNQSLLWSTNTTTTTTKVSIPIVQLLDNGNLVLKNEKDNNTEENFLWQSFDHPCDTVLPGMKAGRNKKKGLDSSLLNSWKNWDDPSSSDFTSTMVLTPNPESLIKRGSTILYRTGPWTGPQSGGVIGLTENSLYDYEFVNNEDEVYYIFKLKNSSVVSIIVLNQTLSVRQRLIWISESMTWSVYQKLPQDSCDVYNVCGANARCVIDASPMCQCLEGFKPKLETKWNAMDWSDGCVRSGNWSCGVKDRDGFGRIVGMKLPDTTHSWIDYKMSLKECKAKCLKNCSCTAYSNLDSTGEGSGCSIWFGNLIDLRVLSSGQDLYVRIDASIIGDKNGHTKTIVLGVSITVSIVLVMLLGFTYIYITKAKCKEKTDKTITLGEKVEDKNEDYELPIFDQATILKATNNFSIDNKLGEGGFGPVYKGTLFNGQEIAVKRLSKSSGQGLKEFKNEVILCAKLQHRNLVKVVGCCIEGEEKMLIYEYMPNKSLDLFIFDPFQSKLLDWSARFNILFGIARGLLYLHQDSRFRIIHRDLKVNNILLDNDMNPKISDFGLARMCGGDQIEGRTNRIVGTYGYMAPEYAIDGLFSIKSDVFSFGVLLLEIISGKKNRALTYHEHDHNLIGHAWRLWKESIPFELIDDNLRNSCIISEVSRCIQIGLLCLQHHPNDRPNMASVVVMLSSENALPKPKEPGFLIKKFSIEGEPSSERQTSSTNEITISLLDAR, from the exons ATGACAATTCTTCCTTCCATTCTTCTTATTACTAAGCTACTACTACTCTTCTCCATAATTTCCTCTGCAACAGATACCATAACCCACTCACAATCACTTCTCGATGGAAGCACGTTGGTTTCAAATGACGGAACATTCGAATTGGGTTTTTTCAATCCAGGTAATTCCCCAAACCGCTACGTTGGAATTTGGTACAAACAAATCCCAATTAGAAGAGTAGTTTGGGTTGCAAATCGTGACAATCCAACCAAAGACAATTCAAGCAAGTTGATCATAACTCAAGATGGAAACCTTAAACTTCTCAATCAAAATCAATCACTTCTATGGTCAActaacacaacaacaacaacaacaaaggtTTCTATTCCAATTGTTCAACTCTTGGATAATGGAAATTTGgtgttgaaaaatgaaaaggatAATAATACTGAAGAAAATTTTCTCTGGCAGAGTTTTGATCATCCATGTGATACCGTATTACCAGGTATGAAAGCTGGTAGGAATAAAAAAAAGGGTCTAGATAGTAGTCTCCTTAATTCATGGAAAAATTGGGATGATCCATCTTCAAGTGACTTTACTTCAACTATGGTATTAACTCCAAATCCTGAAAGTTTGATTAAAAGAGGTTCAACTATACTCTACCGGACAGGACCATGGACTGGTCCTCAATCCGGTGGAGTAATTGGGTTGACGGAAAATTCACTTTATGATTACGAATTTGTCAACAATGAAGATGAAgtgtattatatattcaaaCTCAAGAATAGTTCTGTTGTTTCTATAATTGTTTTGAACCAAACTCTTTCTGTTCGTCAACGCCTCATTTGGATTTCAGAATCAATGACTTGGAGTGTATACCAAAAATTACCACAAGATAGTTGTGATGTATACAATGTTTGTGGGGCAAATGCGCGATGTGTGATTGATGCATCGCCTATGTGCCAATGCTTAGAAGGGTTTAAGCCGAAATTGGAAACAAAGTGGAATGCAATGGATTGGAGTGATGGATGTGTGAGAAGTGGTAATTGGAGTTGTGGGGTTAAAGATAGAGATGGGTTTGGTAGAATTGTTGGGATGAAATTGCCAGATACTACACATTCTTGGATTGATTATAAAATGTCACTTAAAGAATGTAAAGCAAAATGTTTGAAAAATTGTTCTTGCACTGCTTACTCAAACTTAGACTCAACTGGAGAAGGAAGTGGTTGttcaatttggtttggtaatCTTATTGATTTGAGAGTTTTGTCAAGCGGACAAGATTTATATGTTCGAATAGACGCGTCAATTATTG GTGATAAAAATGGGCATACCAAAACAATAGTATTGGGAGTTTCAATTACAGTTTCAATAGTCCTTGTAATGCTACTGGGATTCACCTACATTTATATAACAAAGGCAAAATGTAAAG agAAAACAGATAAAACCATCACATTAGGAGAGAAAGTtgaagacaaaaatgaagattatGAACTTCCTATCTTTGATCAAGCTACAATACTCAAGGCCACAAATAACTTCTCAATTGATAACAAGCTCGGTGAAGGTGGTTTTGGACCGGTATACAAG gGTACATTGTTCAATGGACAAGAAATTGCTGTCAAAAGACTTTCAAAGAGTTCTGGACAAGGATTAAAAGAGTTCAAAAATGAAGTTATATTATGCGCTAAACTTCAACACCGAAATCTTGTCAAGGTTGTTGGTTGCTGTATTGAGGGAGAGGAGAAAATGTTGATCTATGAATATATGCCGAACAAAAgtcttgatttatttatttttg ATCCATTTCAAAGTAAATTGTTAGATTGGTCAGCGCGCTTTAACATTCTATTTGGAATTGCTCGGGGACTTCTTTATCTTCATCAAGATTCAAGATTTAGGATCATACATAGAGATCTAAAAGTGAACAATATTTTACTAGACAATGATATGAATCCAAAAATTTCAGATTTTGGTTTGGCTAGAATGTGCGGAGGTGATCAAATTGAGGGGAGAACTAACCGAATAGTTGGTACATA TGGTTATATGGCTCCCGAATATGCTATTGATGGATTATTCTCTATAAAATCAGATGTTTTTAGTTTTGGCGTATTATTGTTAGAAATTATAAGTGGAAAGAAAAATAGAGCACTTACCTACCATGAGCATGATCACAATCTTATTGGACAT gcATGGAGATTGTGGAAAGAGAGCATTCCATTTGAATTGATCGATGATAATTTAAGGAACTCGTGTATTATTTCTGAAGTATCACGGTGCATTCAAATTGGTTTATTATGCCTCCAACATCATCCGAATGATAGACCAAACATGGCATCTGTGGTTGTCATGTTGAGTAGCGAAAATGCTTTACCTAAACCAAAAGAACCAGGTTTCTTAATTAAGAAGTTTTCAATCGAAGGAGAACCTTCTTCTGAAAGACAAACATCTTCGACAAATGAAATAACTATCTCACTGCTAGATGCTAGATAA
- the LOC101498366 gene encoding G-type lectin S-receptor-like serine/threonine-protein kinase At4g27290 isoform X1, with amino-acid sequence MTILPSILLITKLLLLFSIISSATDTITHSQSLLDGSTLVSNDGTFELGFFNPGNSPNRYVGIWYKQIPIRRVVWVANRDNPTKDNSSKLIITQDGNLKLLNQNQSLLWSTNTTTTTTKVSIPIVQLLDNGNLVLKNEKDNNTEENFLWQSFDHPCDTVLPGMKAGRNKKKGLDSSLLNSWKNWDDPSSSDFTSTMVLTPNPESLIKRGSTILYRTGPWTGPQSGGVIGLTENSLYDYEFVNNEDEVYYIFKLKNSSVVSIIVLNQTLSVRQRLIWISESMTWSVYQKLPQDSCDVYNVCGANARCVIDASPMCQCLEGFKPKLETKWNAMDWSDGCVRSGNWSCGVKDRDGFGRIVGMKLPDTTHSWIDYKMSLKECKAKCLKNCSCTAYSNLDSTGEGSGCSIWFGNLIDLRVLSSGQDLYVRIDASIIAKIAGDKNGHTKTIVLGVSITVSIVLVMLLGFTYIYITKAKCKEKTDKTITLGEKVEDKNEDYELPIFDQATILKATNNFSIDNKLGEGGFGPVYKGTLFNGQEIAVKRLSKSSGQGLKEFKNEVILCAKLQHRNLVKVVGCCIEGEEKMLIYEYMPNKSLDLFIFDPFQSKLLDWSARFNILFGIARGLLYLHQDSRFRIIHRDLKVNNILLDNDMNPKISDFGLARMCGGDQIEGRTNRIVGTYGYMAPEYAIDGLFSIKSDVFSFGVLLLEIISGKKNRALTYHEHDHNLIGHAWRLWKESIPFELIDDNLRNSCIISEVSRCIQIGLLCLQHHPNDRPNMASVVVMLSSENALPKPKEPGFLIKKFSIEGEPSSERQTSSTNEITISLLDAR; translated from the exons ATGACAATTCTTCCTTCCATTCTTCTTATTACTAAGCTACTACTACTCTTCTCCATAATTTCCTCTGCAACAGATACCATAACCCACTCACAATCACTTCTCGATGGAAGCACGTTGGTTTCAAATGACGGAACATTCGAATTGGGTTTTTTCAATCCAGGTAATTCCCCAAACCGCTACGTTGGAATTTGGTACAAACAAATCCCAATTAGAAGAGTAGTTTGGGTTGCAAATCGTGACAATCCAACCAAAGACAATTCAAGCAAGTTGATCATAACTCAAGATGGAAACCTTAAACTTCTCAATCAAAATCAATCACTTCTATGGTCAActaacacaacaacaacaacaacaaaggtTTCTATTCCAATTGTTCAACTCTTGGATAATGGAAATTTGgtgttgaaaaatgaaaaggatAATAATACTGAAGAAAATTTTCTCTGGCAGAGTTTTGATCATCCATGTGATACCGTATTACCAGGTATGAAAGCTGGTAGGAATAAAAAAAAGGGTCTAGATAGTAGTCTCCTTAATTCATGGAAAAATTGGGATGATCCATCTTCAAGTGACTTTACTTCAACTATGGTATTAACTCCAAATCCTGAAAGTTTGATTAAAAGAGGTTCAACTATACTCTACCGGACAGGACCATGGACTGGTCCTCAATCCGGTGGAGTAATTGGGTTGACGGAAAATTCACTTTATGATTACGAATTTGTCAACAATGAAGATGAAgtgtattatatattcaaaCTCAAGAATAGTTCTGTTGTTTCTATAATTGTTTTGAACCAAACTCTTTCTGTTCGTCAACGCCTCATTTGGATTTCAGAATCAATGACTTGGAGTGTATACCAAAAATTACCACAAGATAGTTGTGATGTATACAATGTTTGTGGGGCAAATGCGCGATGTGTGATTGATGCATCGCCTATGTGCCAATGCTTAGAAGGGTTTAAGCCGAAATTGGAAACAAAGTGGAATGCAATGGATTGGAGTGATGGATGTGTGAGAAGTGGTAATTGGAGTTGTGGGGTTAAAGATAGAGATGGGTTTGGTAGAATTGTTGGGATGAAATTGCCAGATACTACACATTCTTGGATTGATTATAAAATGTCACTTAAAGAATGTAAAGCAAAATGTTTGAAAAATTGTTCTTGCACTGCTTACTCAAACTTAGACTCAACTGGAGAAGGAAGTGGTTGttcaatttggtttggtaatCTTATTGATTTGAGAGTTTTGTCAAGCGGACAAGATTTATATGTTCGAATAGACGCGTCAATTATTG CCAAAATTGCAGGTGATAAAAATGGGCATACCAAAACAATAGTATTGGGAGTTTCAATTACAGTTTCAATAGTCCTTGTAATGCTACTGGGATTCACCTACATTTATATAACAAAGGCAAAATGTAAAG agAAAACAGATAAAACCATCACATTAGGAGAGAAAGTtgaagacaaaaatgaagattatGAACTTCCTATCTTTGATCAAGCTACAATACTCAAGGCCACAAATAACTTCTCAATTGATAACAAGCTCGGTGAAGGTGGTTTTGGACCGGTATACAAG gGTACATTGTTCAATGGACAAGAAATTGCTGTCAAAAGACTTTCAAAGAGTTCTGGACAAGGATTAAAAGAGTTCAAAAATGAAGTTATATTATGCGCTAAACTTCAACACCGAAATCTTGTCAAGGTTGTTGGTTGCTGTATTGAGGGAGAGGAGAAAATGTTGATCTATGAATATATGCCGAACAAAAgtcttgatttatttatttttg ATCCATTTCAAAGTAAATTGTTAGATTGGTCAGCGCGCTTTAACATTCTATTTGGAATTGCTCGGGGACTTCTTTATCTTCATCAAGATTCAAGATTTAGGATCATACATAGAGATCTAAAAGTGAACAATATTTTACTAGACAATGATATGAATCCAAAAATTTCAGATTTTGGTTTGGCTAGAATGTGCGGAGGTGATCAAATTGAGGGGAGAACTAACCGAATAGTTGGTACATA TGGTTATATGGCTCCCGAATATGCTATTGATGGATTATTCTCTATAAAATCAGATGTTTTTAGTTTTGGCGTATTATTGTTAGAAATTATAAGTGGAAAGAAAAATAGAGCACTTACCTACCATGAGCATGATCACAATCTTATTGGACAT gcATGGAGATTGTGGAAAGAGAGCATTCCATTTGAATTGATCGATGATAATTTAAGGAACTCGTGTATTATTTCTGAAGTATCACGGTGCATTCAAATTGGTTTATTATGCCTCCAACATCATCCGAATGATAGACCAAACATGGCATCTGTGGTTGTCATGTTGAGTAGCGAAAATGCTTTACCTAAACCAAAAGAACCAGGTTTCTTAATTAAGAAGTTTTCAATCGAAGGAGAACCTTCTTCTGAAAGACAAACATCTTCGACAAATGAAATAACTATCTCACTGCTAGATGCTAGATAA
- the LOC101498366 gene encoding G-type lectin S-receptor-like serine/threonine-protein kinase At4g27290 isoform X2 yields MTILPSILLITKLLLLFSIISSATDTITHSQSLLDGSTLVSNDGTFELGFFNPGNSPNRYVGIWYKQIPIRRVVWVANRDNPTKDNSSKLIITQDGNLKLLNQNQSLLWSTNTTTTTTKVSIPIVQLLDNGNLVLKNEKDNNTEENFLWQSFDHPCDTVLPGMKAGRNKKKGLDSSLLNSWKNWDDPSSSDFTSTMVLTPNPESLIKRGSTILYRTGPWTGPQSGGVIGLTENSLYDYEFVNNEDEVYYIFKLKNSSVVSIIVLNQTLSVRQRLIWISESMTWSVYQKLPQDSCDVYNVCGANARCVIDASPMCQCLEGFKPKLETKWNAMDWSDGCVRSGNWSCGVKDRDGFGRIVGMKLPDTTHSWIDYKMSLKECKAKCLKNCSCTAYSNLDSTGEGSGCSIWFGNLIDLRVLSSGQDLYVRIDASIIAKIAGDKNGHTKTIVLGVSITVSIVLVMLLGFTYIYITKAKCKDKTITLGEKVEDKNEDYELPIFDQATILKATNNFSIDNKLGEGGFGPVYKGTLFNGQEIAVKRLSKSSGQGLKEFKNEVILCAKLQHRNLVKVVGCCIEGEEKMLIYEYMPNKSLDLFIFDPFQSKLLDWSARFNILFGIARGLLYLHQDSRFRIIHRDLKVNNILLDNDMNPKISDFGLARMCGGDQIEGRTNRIVGTYGYMAPEYAIDGLFSIKSDVFSFGVLLLEIISGKKNRALTYHEHDHNLIGHAWRLWKESIPFELIDDNLRNSCIISEVSRCIQIGLLCLQHHPNDRPNMASVVVMLSSENALPKPKEPGFLIKKFSIEGEPSSERQTSSTNEITISLLDAR; encoded by the exons ATGACAATTCTTCCTTCCATTCTTCTTATTACTAAGCTACTACTACTCTTCTCCATAATTTCCTCTGCAACAGATACCATAACCCACTCACAATCACTTCTCGATGGAAGCACGTTGGTTTCAAATGACGGAACATTCGAATTGGGTTTTTTCAATCCAGGTAATTCCCCAAACCGCTACGTTGGAATTTGGTACAAACAAATCCCAATTAGAAGAGTAGTTTGGGTTGCAAATCGTGACAATCCAACCAAAGACAATTCAAGCAAGTTGATCATAACTCAAGATGGAAACCTTAAACTTCTCAATCAAAATCAATCACTTCTATGGTCAActaacacaacaacaacaacaacaaaggtTTCTATTCCAATTGTTCAACTCTTGGATAATGGAAATTTGgtgttgaaaaatgaaaaggatAATAATACTGAAGAAAATTTTCTCTGGCAGAGTTTTGATCATCCATGTGATACCGTATTACCAGGTATGAAAGCTGGTAGGAATAAAAAAAAGGGTCTAGATAGTAGTCTCCTTAATTCATGGAAAAATTGGGATGATCCATCTTCAAGTGACTTTACTTCAACTATGGTATTAACTCCAAATCCTGAAAGTTTGATTAAAAGAGGTTCAACTATACTCTACCGGACAGGACCATGGACTGGTCCTCAATCCGGTGGAGTAATTGGGTTGACGGAAAATTCACTTTATGATTACGAATTTGTCAACAATGAAGATGAAgtgtattatatattcaaaCTCAAGAATAGTTCTGTTGTTTCTATAATTGTTTTGAACCAAACTCTTTCTGTTCGTCAACGCCTCATTTGGATTTCAGAATCAATGACTTGGAGTGTATACCAAAAATTACCACAAGATAGTTGTGATGTATACAATGTTTGTGGGGCAAATGCGCGATGTGTGATTGATGCATCGCCTATGTGCCAATGCTTAGAAGGGTTTAAGCCGAAATTGGAAACAAAGTGGAATGCAATGGATTGGAGTGATGGATGTGTGAGAAGTGGTAATTGGAGTTGTGGGGTTAAAGATAGAGATGGGTTTGGTAGAATTGTTGGGATGAAATTGCCAGATACTACACATTCTTGGATTGATTATAAAATGTCACTTAAAGAATGTAAAGCAAAATGTTTGAAAAATTGTTCTTGCACTGCTTACTCAAACTTAGACTCAACTGGAGAAGGAAGTGGTTGttcaatttggtttggtaatCTTATTGATTTGAGAGTTTTGTCAAGCGGACAAGATTTATATGTTCGAATAGACGCGTCAATTATTG CCAAAATTGCAGGTGATAAAAATGGGCATACCAAAACAATAGTATTGGGAGTTTCAATTACAGTTTCAATAGTCCTTGTAATGCTACTGGGATTCACCTACATTTATATAACAAAGGCAAAATGTAAAG ATAAAACCATCACATTAGGAGAGAAAGTtgaagacaaaaatgaagattatGAACTTCCTATCTTTGATCAAGCTACAATACTCAAGGCCACAAATAACTTCTCAATTGATAACAAGCTCGGTGAAGGTGGTTTTGGACCGGTATACAAG gGTACATTGTTCAATGGACAAGAAATTGCTGTCAAAAGACTTTCAAAGAGTTCTGGACAAGGATTAAAAGAGTTCAAAAATGAAGTTATATTATGCGCTAAACTTCAACACCGAAATCTTGTCAAGGTTGTTGGTTGCTGTATTGAGGGAGAGGAGAAAATGTTGATCTATGAATATATGCCGAACAAAAgtcttgatttatttatttttg ATCCATTTCAAAGTAAATTGTTAGATTGGTCAGCGCGCTTTAACATTCTATTTGGAATTGCTCGGGGACTTCTTTATCTTCATCAAGATTCAAGATTTAGGATCATACATAGAGATCTAAAAGTGAACAATATTTTACTAGACAATGATATGAATCCAAAAATTTCAGATTTTGGTTTGGCTAGAATGTGCGGAGGTGATCAAATTGAGGGGAGAACTAACCGAATAGTTGGTACATA TGGTTATATGGCTCCCGAATATGCTATTGATGGATTATTCTCTATAAAATCAGATGTTTTTAGTTTTGGCGTATTATTGTTAGAAATTATAAGTGGAAAGAAAAATAGAGCACTTACCTACCATGAGCATGATCACAATCTTATTGGACAT gcATGGAGATTGTGGAAAGAGAGCATTCCATTTGAATTGATCGATGATAATTTAAGGAACTCGTGTATTATTTCTGAAGTATCACGGTGCATTCAAATTGGTTTATTATGCCTCCAACATCATCCGAATGATAGACCAAACATGGCATCTGTGGTTGTCATGTTGAGTAGCGAAAATGCTTTACCTAAACCAAAAGAACCAGGTTTCTTAATTAAGAAGTTTTCAATCGAAGGAGAACCTTCTTCTGAAAGACAAACATCTTCGACAAATGAAATAACTATCTCACTGCTAGATGCTAGATAA